Proteins co-encoded in one uncultured Draconibacterium sp. genomic window:
- a CDS encoding outer membrane beta-barrel protein: MKPIVIAFGFLLAANFVVAQRFDAGIIAGFNGTQVEGDAFKGYNKAGILAGIFVQTDIAPTIVAGMEIKYSQKGSRRKYDPKKPEIEKYVMRLGYIDIPLFMAFRTNERSMIIGGIAPGILIHSKEIGAYGEFPPEDQHPFKNFDLQPFIGFQFDFLEHASVDLRYALSVVPIREKPGGTNYYWLNNQFNNAISLALYYRLRR, translated from the coding sequence ATGAAGCCGATAGTAATTGCATTTGGATTTCTTTTAGCTGCAAATTTTGTTGTTGCCCAGCGTTTTGACGCCGGAATAATTGCAGGCTTTAACGGGACACAGGTTGAAGGCGATGCTTTTAAAGGCTATAACAAGGCAGGTATCTTAGCCGGAATATTTGTACAAACCGATATCGCACCTACCATTGTTGCCGGCATGGAAATTAAATATTCGCAAAAAGGTTCGCGAAGAAAATACGATCCCAAAAAACCGGAAATAGAGAAATACGTTATGCGCCTGGGGTATATCGACATTCCGCTGTTTATGGCATTTCGAACCAATGAACGCAGTATGATTATTGGCGGTATTGCCCCTGGAATCCTTATCCACTCGAAAGAAATTGGTGCTTACGGCGAATTTCCGCCCGAAGATCAGCACCCGTTTAAAAACTTCGACCTGCAACCGTTTATTGGCTTTCAGTTCGATTTTTTAGAACATGCTTCGGTAGATTTGCGTTATGCACTTTCAGTAGTTCCGATTCGCGAGAAACCCGGTGGAACCAATTATTACTGGCTCAACAATCAATTTAACAACGCAATTTCGCTGGCTTTATATTACCGACTAAGACGCTAA